In one Dermatophilaceae bacterium Sec6.4 genomic region, the following are encoded:
- a CDS encoding ABC transporter substrate-binding protein: protein MAATTAGRRARRGALLVGLTLTTGLTSCAAAPGSRMSADGPIKVGTLYAGSGQFADSSGPEYAGLQFWAAHANAQGGLWVTALHRRKRVEVVAYDDHSSAAQAGVLYHRLVEQDHVDILVSDFGSVLTAPAIQVAQRDKVLLFDQTGSGAQFFNGQNPYIVLCDVPTSAVWPIPLTSFLIQQKLRRVALVYGDNYFDASQDQTIAAALTRVGTAPVLNVVVPTESSDYSGVLHAVTASRADAVIELGYQANDVAFLRQLHVKGGGHPPFVFTAFPGQLHKLLEQSVGSAALTGTFTYGFPPYVQHSVVNAGLTAAAFAQALNPQYPDTVSFLDVAGYNTGLIVQAALAGARTTGQLGLRTALSRLSGHLQTLEGTFRIDAQGAQIGEALPVAQIVPNGPESTTLRIVTPPKAVEGDRAQAAAALNPAALPDVRTSR, encoded by the coding sequence ATGGCTGCGACGACGGCAGGACGACGCGCTCGACGGGGCGCCCTGCTGGTCGGGTTGACTCTGACGACCGGCCTGACGAGCTGCGCGGCGGCGCCTGGAAGCCGGATGAGTGCGGATGGGCCGATCAAGGTCGGCACCCTGTACGCCGGGTCCGGTCAGTTCGCTGACTCATCGGGTCCCGAGTACGCCGGCCTGCAGTTCTGGGCAGCGCACGCCAATGCCCAGGGCGGACTGTGGGTAACGGCGCTGCATCGCAGGAAACGAGTCGAAGTGGTCGCCTACGACGACCACAGCTCGGCCGCGCAGGCGGGGGTGCTGTACCACCGCCTGGTGGAGCAGGACCACGTCGACATTCTGGTGTCGGACTTCGGCTCGGTGCTCACGGCGCCCGCTATCCAGGTCGCCCAACGGGACAAGGTGCTGCTCTTCGACCAAACTGGCTCGGGCGCACAGTTCTTCAACGGTCAGAACCCCTACATCGTGTTGTGCGACGTGCCCACGTCGGCGGTATGGCCGATCCCGCTCACGAGCTTCCTGATCCAGCAGAAGCTACGTCGTGTCGCGCTCGTCTACGGCGACAACTATTTCGATGCTTCTCAGGACCAGACAATCGCTGCGGCTCTGACCCGAGTTGGCACGGCGCCGGTGCTGAATGTGGTGGTTCCGACCGAGAGCAGCGACTACTCCGGGGTGTTGCACGCGGTCACCGCGTCGCGCGCCGACGCAGTGATCGAATTGGGGTATCAGGCCAACGACGTCGCGTTCCTGCGTCAACTGCACGTCAAAGGCGGCGGGCACCCGCCGTTCGTATTCACCGCCTTCCCGGGCCAGCTGCACAAACTGCTGGAGCAGTCCGTGGGAAGCGCGGCGCTCACCGGGACATTTACGTATGGCTTCCCGCCGTACGTCCAGCACTCGGTGGTCAACGCCGGACTCACCGCAGCCGCGTTCGCGCAGGCGCTGAATCCGCAGTATCCGGATACCGTCAGCTTCCTGGACGTCGCCGGATACAACACCGGCCTGATTGTCCAGGCTGCGCTCGCCGGGGCGCGGACCACCGGCCAACTGGGTCTACGTACGGCCCTCTCGCGGTTGTCGGGTCACCTGCAGACCCTGGAGGGAACCTTCCGTATCGACGCTCAGGGCGCGCAGATCGGGGAGGCTCTACCCGTCGCGCAGATCGTGCCGAATGGACCCGAGTCAACGACGCTGCGCATCGTTACACCCCCGAAAGCCGTCGAAGGGGACCGCGCCCAGGCCGCAGCCGCGCTGAATCCGGCCGCACTACCCGACGTCAGAACAAGCCGTTGA
- a CDS encoding ATP-binding cassette domain-containing protein, whose translation MVLSVQALSVRRGGSTVLDNIDLELRPAELVALIGANGSGKTTLLRALSGTIDPSGGAVVLLGQDVTHAAAEAAVRGGLAHVPEGRRLFEGLTVRENLILGGWRTRTDDIEPALSILPELIPLLGQRAGTLSGAHAQLCAVGRALVADPAVLLIDEISLGLAPQAIARLLMLLPDLASLGVSVLFIEQDVGRALSIADRVYLLDRGHVARSGQPGELLADPDFVRLHVNGLF comes from the coding sequence ATGGTGCTCTCAGTACAAGCCCTGTCGGTACGACGGGGTGGATCGACGGTGTTGGACAACATCGATCTGGAGCTGCGACCTGCCGAACTCGTGGCGCTCATCGGCGCCAACGGTTCGGGCAAAACCACCCTGCTGCGAGCGCTGTCGGGCACCATCGACCCCAGCGGCGGCGCGGTGGTGCTGCTCGGCCAGGACGTCACACACGCCGCCGCCGAAGCTGCCGTCCGAGGTGGCCTCGCACACGTCCCCGAGGGCCGTCGACTCTTCGAAGGACTCACGGTCCGGGAGAATCTGATCCTGGGTGGTTGGCGAACCCGGACAGACGATATCGAACCGGCGTTGAGCATCCTGCCCGAGTTGATTCCACTGTTGGGACAGCGGGCGGGCACCCTCAGCGGCGCGCACGCGCAACTATGCGCGGTGGGCCGCGCGTTGGTCGCCGACCCTGCCGTCCTGCTCATCGACGAGATATCCCTCGGGTTGGCGCCACAAGCCATCGCGCGCCTGCTGATGCTCCTTCCCGATCTGGCGTCGCTGGGTGTCTCTGTGCTCTTCATCGAGCAGGACGTCGGACGGGCGCTGTCGATCGCGGATCGCGTCTACCTGCTGGATCGGGGGCACGTCGCTCGGAGCGGGCAACCGGGTGAGCTGCTCGCCGACCCCGATTTCGTCCGATTGCACGTCAACGGCTTGTTCTGA
- a CDS encoding GntR family transcriptional regulator: MPTNLRPDQLVTLLRRAIRERMLVPGQSLNQDELARRFGVSRIPLREALRTLTGEGLVVMRPGIGAVVTELHAQELTELFDLRMQIEPALTAATVGRVSATELAELRLLAARIDQLAASGSDVDAWSTQHYAFHRRLFELAGRRHALRLVMQVVNLMEPYARLSMSLDQGQDHAHQEHSTLLDAIEAGDPDLVADVVTKTIGMSRQRLSIAVESDAAAADPLAALLVDLQDER; this comes from the coding sequence GTGCCCACCAACTTGCGCCCCGATCAGTTGGTCACTCTGCTGCGCCGAGCGATCCGGGAGCGGATGCTGGTGCCGGGTCAGTCGCTGAACCAGGACGAGCTGGCTCGCCGGTTCGGCGTGAGCCGGATCCCGTTACGCGAGGCGTTACGCACCCTGACCGGAGAAGGCCTGGTGGTCATGCGCCCGGGAATCGGGGCAGTGGTCACAGAGCTGCATGCCCAGGAACTGACCGAATTGTTCGATCTACGGATGCAGATAGAACCAGCGCTGACCGCAGCCACCGTCGGACGCGTCAGCGCCACCGAACTGGCGGAGCTTCGACTGCTCGCGGCCCGGATCGACCAGTTGGCAGCCAGCGGCAGTGATGTCGACGCATGGTCCACCCAGCACTACGCCTTCCACCGCCGGTTGTTCGAGCTCGCCGGGCGGCGACACGCATTACGGCTGGTGATGCAGGTCGTGAACCTGATGGAGCCGTATGCGCGACTGAGCATGTCCCTGGACCAGGGGCAGGACCACGCCCACCAGGAACACAGCACGTTGCTGGACGCCATCGAGGCAGGCGACCCGGACCTGGTGGCCGACGTGGTCACGAAGACGATAGGAATGTCCCGACAACGGCTCTCAATCGCAGTGGAGTCCGATGCGGCGGCGGCGGATCCACTTGCTGCTCTGCTGGTGGACCTGCAGGACGAACGGTAA
- a CDS encoding glycosyltransferase family A protein: MTLDASIVVPSFRGAMRLPRLFAALEKQTNTSYECIVAIDGDLDGSAAVVQAWSDRIPVRAVVFEENRGRSAALNAGHEAAHGTVLIRCDDDLRPPPQFIAEHVATHEGRSVGAVGMCLDVFEDTAFALAYGRTARDSMRQLTYSMPEQGMWRRWGANVSITQDLWSQIGPYDLRFTQYGWEDIDYGYRLHLAGVPVVLRPELEVEHLNPAPTASLRASKAFASGESRAVFSEKHGSGVLSDSAPTGSPWNVAVRTVAGTMRSQRAVHRWGTPADYAVNHLPPKAGRKVAALLIEAAGAASLH, encoded by the coding sequence ATGACACTTGACGCGTCGATCGTGGTGCCCAGTTTCCGCGGCGCCATGCGGCTTCCCCGACTGTTCGCGGCGCTGGAGAAACAGACCAACACCTCCTACGAGTGCATTGTCGCCATTGACGGCGACCTGGACGGATCAGCAGCTGTTGTGCAGGCCTGGAGTGACCGCATCCCAGTGCGAGCAGTGGTCTTCGAAGAGAACCGGGGCCGATCTGCAGCGCTCAATGCCGGGCACGAAGCCGCCCACGGCACCGTACTCATCAGGTGCGATGACGACCTTCGCCCGCCACCCCAGTTCATCGCCGAGCATGTGGCGACGCACGAGGGCAGGTCCGTCGGCGCGGTGGGCATGTGTCTGGATGTCTTCGAGGACACGGCCTTCGCGCTCGCGTACGGCCGCACGGCGCGCGACTCGATGCGGCAGCTGACCTATTCGATGCCGGAGCAGGGCATGTGGCGTCGATGGGGCGCCAACGTTTCCATTACCCAGGATCTCTGGTCGCAGATAGGTCCCTACGATCTACGTTTCACCCAGTACGGCTGGGAGGACATCGACTACGGCTACCGGCTGCACCTGGCCGGGGTACCGGTCGTTCTCCGTCCGGAGTTGGAGGTCGAGCATCTCAATCCGGCACCGACCGCCTCCTTGCGCGCATCCAAGGCGTTCGCATCAGGCGAGTCCCGTGCGGTGTTCTCGGAAAAACATGGTTCCGGGGTCCTGTCGGACTCTGCGCCGACGGGCTCACCCTGGAACGTAGCCGTGCGCACTGTTGCCGGGACGATGCGATCGCAGCGGGCAGTCCATCGGTGGGGTACTCCCGCGGATTACGCGGTGAACCACCTTCCCCCGAAGGCCGGTCGCAAGGTGGCTGCTCTGCTCATCGAAGCGGCGGGCGCTGCGTCGCTGCATTGA
- a CDS encoding branched-chain amino acid ABC transporter permease yields MLSGLLTGGLLGLAAAGFTLLWRITGLLNLAQGAMILLGAYVAWFVAVPLGAGLVAAVLVAILCGLALGYVVQRFLLNLLVGGPSYLAVLAAYGVGLAIDEALALLFTDNYRTIPSVLADTDLALGPLRVLWADALALAVSVLGVVILGLVLTRTRLGLGLRAISMDRDAGRLIGLPAATLFARAAALSGAAAAAAGSVIAIGSPFTATQGNHLLVLVSTAAVIGRLGNLWGAFAGGMALGGLQSLVTLYAPLQLTDVVALLVLLGLLAIRPVRAPMMVRGRSQHQARG; encoded by the coding sequence GTGCTGAGCGGTCTGCTCACCGGCGGGCTACTCGGGCTCGCGGCTGCCGGATTCACCCTGCTCTGGCGGATCACTGGTCTGCTGAACCTGGCACAGGGCGCGATGATCCTGCTCGGCGCATATGTAGCGTGGTTTGTTGCCGTTCCCCTTGGCGCCGGGCTGGTGGCAGCAGTACTCGTAGCAATCCTGTGCGGGTTGGCGCTGGGGTACGTCGTACAGCGCTTCCTACTGAATCTGCTGGTGGGCGGACCGTCGTACCTGGCGGTGCTCGCCGCATACGGCGTCGGGTTGGCGATCGACGAAGCGTTGGCACTGCTGTTCACCGACAACTACCGCACCATCCCCTCAGTACTTGCCGACACTGACCTTGCGCTCGGTCCGCTGCGGGTGCTGTGGGCGGACGCGCTGGCCCTCGCTGTATCCGTGCTGGGCGTCGTCATCCTCGGACTGGTCCTGACACGTACCCGGCTCGGCCTCGGTCTGCGCGCGATCAGCATGGACCGCGACGCCGGCCGGTTGATCGGACTGCCCGCGGCCACGTTGTTCGCACGGGCAGCAGCGCTGAGTGGGGCCGCTGCCGCAGCAGCCGGCTCAGTCATCGCCATCGGGTCCCCGTTCACGGCAACCCAGGGCAATCACCTGCTGGTTCTGGTCTCCACCGCGGCCGTCATAGGCCGGTTGGGCAACCTCTGGGGTGCCTTCGCGGGCGGAATGGCATTGGGCGGCCTGCAGAGCCTCGTGACGTTGTATGCACCCTTGCAGCTCACCGATGTCGTGGCGCTGCTCGTGCTACTCGGCCTGCTCGCTATCCGCCCCGTCCGTGCTCCGATGATGGTTCGTGGCCGCTCACAGCATCAGGCACGCGGATGA
- a CDS encoding ABC transporter substrate-binding protein, which produces MSWRQVHRVRRSAGIAVMGAAALGLTACGVSGSSSTSPTGGAKTAPKQITVGTLYASSGQFAASSIPQYDGLKFWIKQVNADGGVFVKAYNKKIPVKLVSYNDESSASTAGTLYNQLITQDHVDVMVPDFGSVLTAAAVSIAKEHKQLLFDATASGTSLFTADNPYIVMSGIRSSSLWPDPLTNFMVSKKIKRVAIVYGANDFDGAQAATIKAGLAKNGVTPVYYQSTPTDTTTYGTLLNSISAQHPDAVVELGYQNNDIAFLKALSASGQKYKMVFTAFPGQLHTLLQSNVGTKALEYTYSYGFPPQVEHNKVTLGMTTAQFAKAYGGDINFLNTSGYATGLVVQSALANATKFTQLDMRDALTAQSGKLSTILGQFQIDKTGAQTGEFFPLSQMIPGGGGTQIKVVYPASAANFQAKYPAP; this is translated from the coding sequence ATGAGTTGGCGTCAAGTGCATCGCGTTCGCCGGAGCGCCGGAATCGCAGTAATGGGTGCGGCAGCGCTCGGTCTGACTGCGTGCGGAGTGTCCGGATCATCGAGTACGTCGCCGACGGGCGGCGCCAAAACAGCGCCGAAGCAGATCACCGTCGGAACGTTGTACGCGTCCTCGGGTCAGTTCGCTGCATCGTCGATACCGCAGTACGACGGGCTGAAGTTCTGGATCAAGCAGGTCAACGCCGACGGTGGCGTCTTCGTCAAGGCGTACAACAAGAAGATCCCGGTGAAGCTGGTCTCCTACAACGACGAGAGCTCGGCAAGCACCGCTGGAACCCTCTACAACCAGCTCATCACCCAGGACCACGTCGACGTGATGGTGCCCGACTTCGGTTCGGTGCTCACCGCCGCGGCTGTCTCCATCGCGAAGGAGCACAAGCAACTGCTCTTCGACGCAACCGCCAGCGGGACCTCACTGTTCACCGCCGACAACCCGTACATCGTGATGTCCGGGATCCGTTCCTCCAGTCTGTGGCCCGACCCGCTGACGAACTTCATGGTCAGCAAGAAAATCAAGCGGGTCGCGATCGTTTACGGCGCGAACGACTTCGACGGCGCCCAGGCAGCCACCATCAAGGCGGGCCTCGCCAAGAACGGCGTCACACCCGTCTACTACCAGTCCACACCCACCGACACCACGACGTACGGCACGCTGCTGAACTCCATCTCCGCTCAACACCCCGATGCTGTTGTCGAGCTCGGATACCAGAACAACGACATCGCCTTCCTGAAGGCGTTGTCGGCGTCGGGGCAGAAATACAAGATGGTCTTCACCGCCTTCCCCGGCCAGTTGCACACTCTGCTGCAAAGCAACGTCGGCACCAAGGCTCTGGAATACACCTATTCCTACGGCTTCCCGCCCCAGGTCGAGCACAACAAGGTGACCCTCGGCATGACGACGGCGCAGTTCGCCAAGGCGTACGGCGGTGACATCAACTTCCTGAACACCTCCGGTTATGCCACGGGCCTGGTCGTCCAGTCGGCGCTGGCCAACGCGACGAAGTTCACCCAGCTGGACATGCGGGACGCGCTGACCGCGCAGTCGGGAAAGTTGAGCACAATTCTCGGCCAGTTCCAGATCGACAAGACCGGTGCTCAGACCGGCGAGTTCTTCCCGCTGTCACAGATGATCCCCGGCGGGGGCGGCACTCAGATCAAGGTGGTCTACCCGGCCTCTGCGGCGAACTTCCAGGCCAAGTACCCGGCGCCGTGA
- a CDS encoding branched-chain amino acid ABC transporter permease: MPNRIWLRRAGDLAAIAVPTLIFAFAPSFEGNTLLLVNMMVYVALAQGVNVIYGFTGYLPFGYVGFFGAGAYGTYIAVAHLHVGALVAVILGGLFSVVVAIILIPLLRLQGAYFAIASLAAALVLSALIGNPDLKSITNGPYGADLSKIYSVNGSYYAGVVLVAFALIVVVFLQRSRFGLSLRAIRADQTSASMAGINVVLMRSIAWLLSAAIAGFAGAVYAWALSVFYPDAVFATTISLFAIVFALFGGVGSTLGPVIGAVVLYEVYNSIGVSQPQYFQLIYGALIVAVAMFLPGGLASLVGPRWRQWVTKRFGRNPGEPLPAGDV, translated from the coding sequence ATGCCTAACAGAATCTGGCTGCGCCGCGCCGGCGATCTGGCGGCCATCGCCGTTCCGACGCTGATCTTTGCCTTCGCGCCGAGCTTCGAGGGCAACACTCTGCTCCTGGTGAACATGATGGTCTACGTCGCCTTGGCACAGGGTGTCAACGTGATCTACGGATTCACCGGATATCTGCCGTTCGGGTATGTCGGATTCTTCGGCGCCGGCGCGTACGGCACGTACATTGCGGTGGCACACCTGCACGTCGGTGCTTTGGTCGCGGTAATACTGGGTGGACTCTTCTCTGTCGTGGTGGCGATCATTCTGATCCCACTGTTACGTCTGCAGGGTGCGTATTTCGCCATTGCCAGCCTCGCGGCGGCATTGGTTCTCAGTGCGCTGATCGGTAACCCCGATCTGAAGTCGATCACCAATGGTCCGTACGGCGCCGACCTCAGCAAGATATACAGCGTCAACGGCAGCTACTACGCAGGCGTGGTCCTTGTTGCATTCGCTCTGATAGTGGTCGTCTTCCTGCAACGATCCCGGTTCGGACTGTCATTGCGGGCCATCCGGGCCGATCAGACCAGCGCGAGCATGGCGGGTATCAACGTGGTGCTGATGCGTTCGATTGCCTGGCTGCTCAGCGCGGCGATCGCCGGCTTCGCCGGTGCGGTCTACGCGTGGGCATTGTCGGTCTTCTATCCCGACGCGGTATTCGCCACGACGATTTCATTGTTTGCGATCGTCTTCGCATTGTTCGGCGGGGTCGGCTCCACGCTGGGCCCGGTCATCGGTGCGGTGGTCCTCTACGAGGTCTACAACTCCATCGGCGTCTCCCAGCCGCAGTATTTCCAGCTGATCTACGGGGCACTGATCGTCGCCGTGGCGATGTTCCTGCCCGGGGGGCTGGCCTCCCTGGTCGGACCGCGATGGCGGCAGTGGGTCACGAAGCGATTCGGACGCAACCCTGGTGAGCCGCTACCGGCAGGAGATGTGTAG
- a CDS encoding aldo/keto reductase: protein MPADIPTYTLNDGNTLPVIGFGTYPLRDEEGLEAMLAAIESGYRLLDSAVNYENETEVGEAVRRSGVPREQQQVTTKIPGRHHGYDDARASIRTSLQTLAVDYIDLHLIHWPNPSVGKYVEAWRALVDAQREGLVKSIGVSNFTAEHLRAVIDDSGVTPAVNQIEMHPYFPQEGMRAVNAELGIRTQAWSPMGKRQAPFAEDSVRGPAQKYDVSPGQVILRWHLQLGSLPIPKSATPQRQRDNLDIFGFELTDAEVTAITALGRPDGRLFGGDPDSHEEM from the coding sequence ATGCCTGCAGACATCCCGACCTACACCCTCAACGACGGCAACACCCTGCCGGTGATCGGTTTCGGCACCTACCCTCTCAGGGATGAGGAGGGCCTCGAAGCCATGTTGGCGGCGATCGAATCGGGATACCGGTTGCTCGACAGCGCAGTGAATTATGAGAACGAGACCGAGGTCGGCGAAGCGGTTCGGCGCTCCGGCGTCCCGCGCGAGCAGCAACAGGTCACCACCAAGATCCCCGGGCGCCACCATGGGTATGACGACGCACGGGCCTCGATCCGCACGTCCCTGCAAACGCTCGCGGTCGACTACATCGATCTGCACCTGATCCACTGGCCCAATCCCAGTGTCGGCAAGTATGTCGAGGCGTGGCGGGCACTGGTCGATGCACAGCGGGAGGGCCTGGTGAAATCGATCGGGGTCTCCAACTTCACGGCCGAGCACCTGCGCGCGGTCATCGACGACTCCGGCGTCACCCCGGCGGTCAACCAGATCGAGATGCACCCTTACTTCCCGCAGGAAGGCATGCGCGCGGTCAACGCCGAGCTCGGTATCCGGACACAGGCCTGGAGCCCGATGGGCAAGAGACAGGCGCCGTTCGCCGAAGATTCGGTGCGTGGGCCGGCACAGAAGTACGACGTGAGCCCGGGTCAGGTGATCCTGCGCTGGCACCTCCAGCTCGGCAGCCTGCCGATCCCGAAATCAGCCACCCCACAGCGGCAGCGCGACAATCTGGATATTTTCGGCTTCGAGCTCACCGACGCGGAAGTGACTGCGATTACGGCACTGGGACGACCGGACGGGCGGCTTTTCGGCGGCGACCCGGACAGTCACGAGGAGATGTAG
- a CDS encoding branched-chain amino acid ABC transporter permease: MPRIMFLYALIAGILLGFFYALMSLGLNLGFGVLQVVNIAHGDIVVLGAYIAYELSSKAHLNPLLGMLLAVPPAVILGLLIYYAIAPALGKSADPEMLSLILFFGISQVIEALETVVFGNNQKTISASSFGSGPVHILGQAIPREYVLAALVSIPVIALVFYYLYRSRLGLATRALMSSRDDAMAVGINVGRTSAISFGIALGLAASAGALSNFILGGTNPTQGVDITTTAFAVIIIGALGSPAGTLVGGLVYGLTFQFAQTYAPSWANLVPYLLLLIVMLVKPTGLVGKRVRYA; this comes from the coding sequence TTGCCCCGGATAATGTTTCTCTACGCGCTGATTGCCGGAATCCTGCTCGGCTTCTTCTACGCGCTCATGTCACTCGGTCTGAACCTCGGCTTCGGCGTCCTACAGGTCGTCAACATTGCGCATGGTGACATTGTCGTGCTCGGGGCGTATATCGCCTACGAGCTCTCATCCAAGGCGCATCTCAATCCGCTCCTCGGGATGCTGCTCGCGGTTCCTCCGGCAGTGATTCTGGGTCTGTTGATCTATTACGCGATCGCACCCGCCCTCGGGAAGTCAGCAGATCCGGAGATGCTCTCGCTGATCTTGTTCTTCGGGATCTCGCAGGTGATCGAGGCCCTGGAGACAGTCGTCTTCGGCAACAACCAGAAAACGATCTCCGCGAGCTCGTTCGGTAGCGGACCGGTGCACATCCTGGGTCAGGCAATTCCCCGCGAATACGTCCTGGCAGCCCTTGTCTCGATTCCCGTCATCGCCCTGGTCTTCTACTACCTGTACCGAAGCCGCCTCGGCCTCGCCACCCGGGCTCTGATGAGCAGCCGGGACGATGCGATGGCGGTCGGTATCAACGTCGGACGCACCAGCGCGATCTCGTTCGGGATCGCGCTCGGTCTGGCCGCATCCGCCGGCGCGCTCAGTAACTTCATCCTCGGCGGTACCAACCCCACCCAGGGGGTGGACATCACCACCACCGCGTTCGCCGTGATCATCATCGGCGCGCTCGGCAGTCCTGCCGGAACCCTGGTCGGTGGGCTTGTCTACGGGCTGACGTTCCAGTTCGCCCAGACCTACGCACCGTCATGGGCGAACCTCGTGCCCTACCTGCTGTTGTTGATCGTGATGCTGGTCAAACCCACCGGCCTGGTCGGAAAGCGAGTTCGATATGCCTAA
- a CDS encoding ATP-binding cassette domain-containing protein, which translates to MTIGATQVRRERPKAMLQVTDLSCELAGHLVLEGVSLTVLPGQITVLLGPNGAGKSTLVDVIGGQLRATSGTVVFDGRDVTALPSSVLTHAGLARTFQVPRPLRHCTVWDNVFVAATHGRSPSRHRRRMAARATDAVLARAGLTTSARQLAGRLPPAQLRRLDLARAMALDPLVLVVDEPMAGLDDLQIDQTVQLLLHLREEGVSILAVEHVMHAVLAVADTAVFLHCGTVLKHGRPDQVLADADVMDAYLGAPPGWGPR; encoded by the coding sequence GTGACAATCGGTGCAACCCAGGTGCGACGGGAGCGCCCCAAGGCCATGCTGCAGGTCACCGACCTCTCATGCGAACTCGCTGGTCACCTGGTCCTGGAGGGAGTGTCCCTCACGGTCCTACCCGGCCAGATCACGGTGCTACTGGGTCCCAACGGCGCCGGTAAAAGCACTCTGGTCGACGTGATCGGGGGCCAGCTCCGCGCAACCAGCGGCACCGTCGTGTTCGACGGACGGGATGTCACCGCATTACCCAGCAGCGTGCTGACACATGCCGGCCTGGCCCGGACCTTCCAGGTTCCACGACCTTTGCGGCACTGCACGGTCTGGGACAACGTCTTCGTCGCCGCTACCCACGGCCGTAGCCCGAGCCGACACCGCCGACGGATGGCGGCCCGCGCCACCGATGCGGTCCTGGCCCGGGCTGGGCTGACCACGAGCGCCCGGCAGCTGGCGGGTCGATTGCCACCGGCGCAGCTGCGCCGGCTGGATCTGGCCCGCGCCATGGCGTTGGATCCGCTTGTACTCGTCGTAGATGAGCCGATGGCCGGCCTGGACGATCTCCAGATCGACCAGACGGTGCAGCTGCTGCTGCACCTGCGCGAGGAAGGGGTGAGCATCCTCGCCGTCGAGCACGTCATGCACGCAGTCCTGGCAGTAGCGGATACCGCGGTCTTCCTGCACTGCGGCACTGTCCTCAAACACGGACGCCCCGACCAGGTGCTGGCCGACGCCGATGTGATGGACGCCTACCTCGGCGCGCCACCCGGCTGGGGACCTCGCTGA
- a CDS encoding branched-chain amino acid ABC transporter permease, protein MTARLRIGVCLGSVAALAIGWALAPSSAITTLCLYIVVAQSWNLIGGLTGYASFGQVVFFGVGGYAVGLLMVEGGLSFWLALPLGAFVAALYAVVLGLPLLRLRGDYFAVATLVAAEATQALAAWQPAILGQGAGLTITTVGEHRNTHYLGSAGFAALSAVLALVTVVVVAGVRRSRFGAGLRVIRDDEQLAGALGVKAGRSKLLVFALSGLLAGLAGGVEAFRAVVLTPGQMFDPKITVLTIAMVVVGGVGTTFGPVVGAVVLTLLSAAIGAVLPSAGDFVLAVIIVATVVVTPRGLLGNGLAFRALWSPNRTDGATP, encoded by the coding sequence ATGACCGCCCGGCTGCGGATCGGGGTGTGCCTCGGCTCGGTGGCCGCGTTGGCGATCGGTTGGGCACTCGCGCCGTCGTCGGCGATCACTACTTTGTGCCTCTATATCGTGGTGGCACAGTCCTGGAATTTGATCGGCGGCCTGACGGGATACGCCAGTTTCGGTCAGGTCGTCTTCTTCGGTGTCGGTGGTTACGCCGTGGGCCTACTGATGGTCGAGGGCGGGTTGAGCTTCTGGTTGGCGCTGCCCCTGGGCGCATTCGTTGCGGCGCTCTACGCAGTAGTGCTGGGTCTACCGCTGCTGCGCCTGCGGGGCGACTATTTCGCAGTTGCGACGCTTGTGGCTGCCGAAGCCACTCAGGCACTGGCCGCCTGGCAACCGGCGATCCTGGGCCAAGGTGCCGGACTGACGATCACCACAGTCGGGGAACACCGCAACACCCACTACCTCGGCAGCGCAGGTTTCGCCGCGCTGTCCGCAGTGTTGGCGCTGGTGACCGTCGTGGTCGTGGCCGGGGTTCGGCGCAGCCGATTCGGCGCCGGACTGCGAGTCATTCGGGACGACGAGCAACTGGCGGGGGCCCTCGGTGTCAAAGCGGGCCGCAGCAAGCTGCTCGTTTTCGCACTGTCCGGCCTGCTCGCCGGCCTCGCGGGTGGTGTCGAGGCGTTTCGCGCCGTCGTCCTGACCCCAGGGCAGATGTTCGACCCGAAAATCACGGTCCTCACCATCGCGATGGTGGTGGTGGGTGGTGTCGGCACCACTTTCGGACCGGTCGTGGGCGCCGTCGTCCTGACGCTGCTCTCCGCCGCGATCGGCGCCGTGCTGCCATCGGCCGGTGACTTCGTCCTGGCAGTGATCATCGTCGCAACGGTCGTGGTGACCCCGCGCGGCCTGCTCGGTAACGGGCTTGCATTCCGTGCGCTCTGGTCGCCGAATCGAACTGATGGGGCGACGCCGTGA